A window of Brettanomyces nanus chromosome 2, complete sequence contains these coding sequences:
- a CDS encoding uncharacterized protein (EggNog:ENOG41), with protein MTNINVGTSTDDDKLVHVPSSSIPAITGEIKYVDPMFKMPSVLAPYKVAILSYSASLVSTAVGFPLDSIKTRMQTHNFASALECFKLTLRLEGFGGLFRGIAAPLISTSFSRSLGVSIFARTKPIISSVMVPVWGVEPLIKVNNSLTNPQLAIVINNIPISLLSGGIAGSVVSAFACPFELTKIFQQIIMLVNSDTQTNLRSEKLPTRLYEVTKSIVDHEGARGLYSGYRYHILRDSLSSSLFYGLYETVKMGFQSLSGTALEKGLLSNSLKDKLDIICVPVAGALAGCISWITVFPIDTVKSQYQRDVVGNIVRARSGLKRLPVVARPLRFPTREMYKGLGPSITSLFEALMKTAFLGPVQSAFVRSYNSGNVSTLRFTNFLTNVSYLPETGTMDFQLRAFALEEVVDVNSTTNMYTTIHFRLKYVDDLIVDQYLRLCDYASVNHMTSYYVPKGVFTGIENLFSYGGTMTQTVSTLVKVNGTQTSTSLVEMTTEGPRLLNSTDGDVDILPVGIQKRYYTSGNTSAILRYHYMASGESPIMKVQHRKDDPDVYTDPAVVTLPQSFETVQVSVPTTVYSEASDSPSYSSSSSASSYATASSCPIFKNNEVIINLSAQVGHRSAFGSFELEVEIISPDAEHSVIGYTGSSISTVQNAKFSAFLSIFFASLLGVIFLSNLTNIFLSPYQDSQDVYLMSAAMICNAPLLNQVTPLFVDFIHYLQFIFFMAALNLNYPGFFSPLVASFRWVALLGTKSINGDSVGNVYQTIYTGGLKALLNGAGDNSMNFQWMWLLINFIIFICGYILVYNVLFAVVYLIRRLRGSPVGVGSKRSCLCYNMGVILYSFLSVAAIPLLTVSLYIMATYNSNPYGGPNNNDTFAVWCVVTGALVLVMFVGLMAFFGIKYVFSDAGKNKLYTKLTTILIWNLFYSSFNVAKVAFVLVDQSEFLIFSIVIGCAQSNGVAQLSVIIVTKSLYLVLLVIYKPYYSKTRMNRNKMACSAASIIVSLLHVPFVYHLDASDSIRTRFIWAISIIHLLVIVTLFLLPTMQNIYLCFKWYYKYRKGDKGTDIPDYRDDGDFIELPFSSDNRSLTSDGTFADLLTMPPLSPSVSGILHDSSSEINTSDSTESARNFDKPLPAYTQRSTKDWMAREVDMYYNARRILDPDPEVRQLWEERGRKLVKANNAFAEKTRTNRRDEDVGGTNIKSGSWMWLENIKKVHFSYRRRPPRSFEVMRPHPLIVNRDLARIETRYTLSTYTATFTTNSGIVKDDISDVEGSPLSPVTATQDSDQLSIPSVIDPESKRLALRVVNTVSDEDEV; from the exons ATGACCAATATAAACGTTGGCACCAGTACTGACGATGATAAACTGGTTCATGTGCCGTCTTCGTCTATCCCGGCCATTACGGGAGAGATAAAGTATGTAGATCCGATGTTTAAGATGCCTTCAGTGTTGGCTCCCTACAAAGTGGCCATTCTATCATACTCTGCATCTCTCGTGAGTACTGCTGTAGGATTTCCCCTCGATTCTATCAAGACTCGGATGCAGACCCATAATTTCGCCAGTGCTTTGGAATGCTTCAAACTTACGCTGAGACTTGAAGGTTTTGGGGGACTATTCAGAGGAATCGCTGCACCACTCatttcaacctctttttcTAGATCGTTGGGAGTATCGATTTTTGCCCGGACGAAACCAATTATTTCCTCCGTTATGGTCCCCGTATGGGGTGTTGAACCTCTTATCAAAGTCAACAACTCTTTGACAAACCCTCAACTTGCTATTGTCATTAACAATATCCCCATTTCTTTACTCTCCGGTGGCATAGCAGGTTCCGTGGTAAGCGCATTTGCATGTCCTTTCGAGCTCACCAAGATTTTTCAGCAGATCATCATGTTGGTGAATTCTGACACTCAGACAAACCTTCGGTCCGAAAAACTACCGACTAGACTCTACGAGGTGACTAAATCTATAGTAGATCACGAGGGAGCTCGCGGGTTGTATTCCGGCTACAGATACCACATACTGAGagattctctttcttcgaGTCTTTTCTACGGACTTTATGAGACCGTTAAGATGGGATTCCAATCGTTGAGTGGGACAGCCTTGGAAAAGGGTCTACTAAGTAACTCTCTTAAAGACAAATTAGACATTATATGCGTTCCAGTGGCGGGAGCCCTGGCAGGTTGCATTTCTTGGATCACTGTCTTTCCGATAGATACCGTCAAGTCTCAGTATCAAAGAGACGTTGTGGGAAATATAGTACGTGCTCGATCTGGACTCAAAAGGCTTCCCGTAGTGGCTAGACCACTTCGTTTTCCTACCAGGGAAATGTATAAAGGCTTGGGGCCGTCAATTACCAG TCTGTTTGAGGCTTTAATGAAGA CGGCATTTTTGGGTCCTGTACAATCTGCTTTCGTTCGCTCTTATAACTCTGGTAATGTTTCTACTTTGAGGTTCACCAACTTCCTTACAAACGTCTCATACCTGCCTGAAACTGGCACCATGGACTTCCAGCTTCGTGCATTCGCTTTGGAAGAGGTTGTGGATGTTAATTCCACTACAAACATGTATACTACTATTCATTTCAGGCTTAAATACGTTGACGATTTGATTGTCGATCAGTATCTAAGGCTCTGTGACTACGCCTCGGTCAATCATATGACCTCATATTACGTTCCCAAGGGAGTATTTACAGGGATCGagaatctcttctcttacGGTGGAACAATGACTCAAACCGTTTCCACTTTGGTTAAAGTTAACGGTACTCAAACGTCTACTTCCCTTGTGGAAATGACAACAGAAGGCCCTAGACTACTCAACTCTACTGATGGAGATGTCGATATTCTTCCGGTGGGCATTCAAAAACGATACTATACTTCGGGGAATACATCCGCAATTTTACGGTATCATTATATGGCTTCTGGAGAGTCTCCTATAATGAAAGTACAACATCGTAAAGATGATCCTGATGTCTATACGGATCCTGCTGTGGTTACCCTACCCCAATCATTTGAAACAGTTCAAGTGTCTGTCCCGACAACTGTTTACAGCGAGGCATCagattctccttcatattcctcctcttcttctgcctcttcctATGCTAccgcttcttcttgtccCATATTCAAAAACAACGAAGTCATTATCAATCTTTCCGCACAGGTGGGACATCGGTCTGCCTTTGGTTCCTTTGAACTGGAGGTGGAGATCATTTCACCTGATGCTGAACATAGCGTCATAGGATACACAGGTTCATCGATTAGCACAGTTCAAAATGCAAAGTTCTCTGCCTTCTtgtccattttctttgcgTCTCTTTTGGGTGTCATCTTCCTAAGTAACCTTACCAACATTTTCCTCTCGCCCTATCAAGATTCTCAAGATGTCTACCTCATGTCTGCAGCCATGATTTGCAATGCTCCTTTGCTTAACCAGGTGACTCCATTATTTGTTGATTTCATACACTATTTACAgttcatattcttcatgGCTGCACTTAATCTAAACTATCCAGGCTTTTTTAGTCCGCTAGTTGCAAGCTTCCGCTGGGTAGCACTTCTGGGCACAAAAAGTATCAACGGAGATTCTGTTGGCAACGTTTATCAGACCATATACACCGGGGGTTTAAAGGCTTTACTTAATGGAGCAGGTGACAATTCCATGAACTTCCAATGGATGTGGTTACTTATCAACTTTATAATTTTCATTTGCGGCTACATTTTGGTTTATAACGTGCTCTTTGCAGTTGTATACCTTATCCGCAGACTTCGTGGGTCCCCTGTGGGTGTTGGTTCCAAGAGGAGCTGTCTCTGTTACAACATGGGCGTGATTCTCTATTCATTTCTTAGTGTTGCTGCTATTCCTCTTCTTACAGTCTCCCTATACATTATGGCTACTTACAACAGCAATCCGTATGGTGGTCCCAATAATAATGATACATTTGCTGTATGGTGTGTGGTGACAGGAGCCTTGGTTCTAGTTATGTTTGTTGGCTTGATGGCATTTTTTGGCATTAAATACGTATTTTCTGATGCTGGCAAGAATAAACTCTACACCAAACTAACGACGATTCTTATATGGAACTTGTTCTATTCCAGTTTCAACGTTGCCAAGGTGGCATTTGTCCTTGTTGACCAATCCGAATTTCTTATCTTCAGCATAGTAATTGGATGCGCTCAGTCGAATGGAGTGGCACAGCTTTCTGTCATTATCGTTACCAAGTCGTTGTATCTTGTTCTCCTCGTCATCTACAAACCATACTATTCGAAAACGCGGATGAACCGTAACAAGATGGCTTGTTCAGCGGCCAGTATCATTGTATCACTCCTCCATGTTCCGTTTGTTTATCATCTTGATGCAAGCGATTCTATACGTACCAGGTTTATATGGGCTATCAGTATCATACACCTTCTCGTCATAGTGACATTGTTTTTGCTTCCTACGATGCAGAACATTTATTTGTGTTTTAAGTGGTACTACAAATACCGTAAGGGAGACAAGGGCACGGATATTCCAGATTATCGTGATGATGGTGACTTTATAGAGCTTCCATTCTCTTCGGATAATCGGTCTCTTACGTCAGACGGCACTTTCGCTGATTTGCTGACAATGCCACCACTCTCGCCCTCTGTTTCTGGCATTCTTCATGATAGCTCTAGCGAGATTAACACCAGTGACTCTACAGAATCAGCAAGGAACTTTGATAAGCCGTTACCCGCCTACACGCAGAGAAGCACTAAAGATTGGATGGCTCGAGAGGTGGATATGTACTACAATGCACGCCGAATTCTCGACCCGGATCCTGAAGTTCGTCAACTCTGGGAGGAAAGGGGACGGAAATTGGTCAAGGCTAACAATGCTTTTGCTGAGAAGACAAGAACCAATCGGAGGGATGAGGATGTTGGCGGAACCAATATCAAGTCTGGTTCTTGGATGTGGTTGGAAAACATCAAGAAAGTTCATTTCAGTTACAGAAGGAGACCTCCCAGGTCGTTTGAGGTTATGAGACCACATCCTTTGATAGTGAATCGAGATTTGGCTCGGATCGAAACCCGTTACACACTCTCCACTTATACTGCAACATTTACTACAAACAGTGGGATTGTTAAGGACGACATTTCAGACGTCGAAGGATCTCCTTTGTCGCCGGTCACAGCTACACAAGATTCTGATCAATTGTCGATACCATCTGTAATTGATCCGGAGTCCAAGAGACTCGCGCTCAGAGTGGTCAATACGGTGTCGGATGAGGACGAAGTATGA
- the SNF1 gene encoding Protein kinase encodes MSEYVSQEDQPTVQDNESERRHHHHHHHHHHHGDEAMSPQPQPQMQSESERAQAQAQAQAQPQPQTQQPDQTNLNAISTEPVHGNRIGKYQMVKTLGEGSFGKVKLAYHTTTGQRVALKIINRKTLAKSDMQGRIEREISYLRLLNHPHIIKLYDVIESKDEIIMVIEYAGKELFEYIVQHGRMTDSEARRFFQQIIAAVDYCHRHKVVHRDLKPENLLLDDHLNIKIADFGLSNIMSDGNFLKTSCGSPNYAAPEVISGKLYAGPEVDVWSCGVILYVMLCGRLPFDDELIPALFKKISNGVYTIPHDLSPGAKNLLTRMLVVNPLNRITVKEILKDPWFTVDFPDYLKLKDMSTVKDVTIDEVDSDVVSALSSAMGYSEQEILDAIRVGRQSETEEILDSYELMRNNSVLVDDIKRQSEPENGLEERVQQNSDWRTPTQQGSVVNSKYALQSNIAVLPSSLPQIHRAYMVQMHPELASIQPISTKKSKTRWHFGIRSRSYPLDVMGEIYRALRNLGAEWQRPSEEELWTIKVRWKYSPNDLDAGQKEMKIPDMMKMRIQLFQLEPNNYLVDFKFDGWDNADCSETEDIGLPADDDEVSSFSAYPFLHLCTRLIMELAVNSQG; translated from the coding sequence ATGTCTGAATACGTCTCTCAGGAAGATCAGCCGACCGTGCAAGACAACGAGTCGGAACGTCGgcatcatcaccatcaccaccaccatcatcatcatggaGATGAGGCTATGTCTCCTCAGCCCCAACCTCAAATGCAATCAGAGTCTGAGCGAGCACAAGCACAAGCACAAGCACAAGCACAGCCACAACCACAAACACAACAACCTGATCAAACAAATCTCAATGCGATATCCACGGAACCAGTTCATGGCAATCGAATCGGTAAATATCAAATGGTCAAGACACTTGGAGAAGGATCATTTGGTAAGGTGAAATTAGCTTACCACACAACGACAGGCCAAAGAGTGGCTCTCAAGATTATTAACAGGAAAACATTGGCAAAGTCTGATATGCAGGGACGAatagagagagagattTCTTATTTGAGGCTTCTCAATCATCCGCATATTATCAAATTATATGATGTTATTGAGTCCAAAGATGAGATTATTATGGTGATTGAATATGCGGGAAAGGAGTTATTTGAGTACATTGTCCAGCATGGAAGGATGACGGACTCGGAAGCTCGGCGATTTTTCCAGCAGATTATTGCTGCTGTGGACTATTGTCATCGCCATAAGGTTGTTCACAGAGACTTAAAACCCGAAAATCTACTACTAGATGACCATTTGAACATCAAAATTGCTGATTTCGGTCTTAGCAATATCATGAGTGACGGAAATTTCTTAAAGACAAGTTGTGGCTCGCCTAACTACGCTGCGCCTGAAGTCATTTCCGGCAAATTGTATGCAGGACCCGAGGTTGATGTTTGGTCGTGTGGTGTTATTCTCTATGTGATGCTATGTGGTAGGTTACCTTTTGACGATGAATTGATTCCAGCAttattcaagaagatttCCAACGGCGTTTATACGATTCCACATGATTTGTCTCCGGGAGCCAAGAACTTGCTTACCAGGATGCTTGTGGTGAATCCCTTAAATCGTATTACTGTCAAGGAGATTCTGAAAGATCCATGGTTTACGGTGGATTTCCCCGACTATTTGAAACTCAAGGATATGTCTACCGTGAAGGATGTGACTATCGATGAAGTTGATAGCGATGTCGTTTCTGCGTTGTCGTCGGCCATGGGATACAGCGAGCAGGAGATTCTAGATGCCATTCGGGTAGGAAGACAATCggaaacagaagaaattCTCGATTCTTACGAGTTGATGCGTAATAACAGCGTTTTGGTGGACGATATTAAGCGTCAGAGTGAGCCAGAAAATGGTCTGGAGGAAAGAGTTCAGCAAAACTCAGACTGGAGAACCCCTACACAGCAGGGAAGCGTAGTGAATAGTAAGTACGCATTGCAATCGAATATTGCCGTGCTACCGTCATCACTGCCGCAGATTCACCGGGCATACATGGTTCAAATGCATCCAGAATTGGCATCAATCCAGCCAATATCTACAAAGAAATCTAAAACTAGGTGGCATTTTGGTATCAGGTCGAGATCTTATCCTTTAGATGTTATGGGAGAGATCTACCGAGCCTTACGTAATCTGGGAGCTGAATGGCAGAGACCCTCTGAAGAGGAGTTATGGACGATTAAAGTTCGATGGAAGTACTCTCCCAATGATCTTGATGCCGgccagaaagaaatgaagattCCCgatatgatgaagatgaggatcCAGTTGTTCCAGCTCGAGCCTAACAATTACCTAGTGGACTTTAAGTTTGACGGCTGGGATAATGCTGACTGTAGTGAGACAGAGGATATAGGACTACCAgccgatgatgatgaggtgTCTTCCTTCAGCGCGTATCCGTTTTTGCATTTATGTACCAGATTGATTATGGAATTGGCTGTAAACAGTCAAGGTTAA
- a CDS encoding uncharacterized protein (EggNog:ENOG41) encodes MSSSASANVIDNYVSFITKANGNQLFANPFTSSSSDLKRLTKTMTHTGHNKYPMDQEGNDQIPALYETVHLHYPPPPQLQPITPKQLVQQTSVQVRNDEARRAASPLPSPLPSPVASRTDSPVRYYLDEPSHSPSLGVAKHLKSALSKPGRAPLASAFRTLVSFDTVNIGFSDDATSDNTSRVSALEDRNSALLDEEFGLHSDRRTSGSSRWRSPSPSNRDISPTSSTKDLSPTTGSRELSPPNRLASSGGRSRSPARASSIFRKYPTTPIITHDSCTLTKKHRQFDRLYSGALKPRTAVLPNRNILCYVSGRKHTWVAVDWCCNQLLEDGDTLVIIASIRPNWRSSLRRRLSSGSIFAADHSLMTEEGIRRSPEYAKVVTENLMKYALAILNSNKIIKITVELSVGNTKDVLKDMYSLYMPSVVVTSAKPTAAPSTKSWLTSRITDRLVKNFAVPVVIVPAINMDLFQLKLYKVLDKRMQLAAKGKADTKELLDELQNVGMYDLGDQRNYLRQSAAEDLLIKSDLEEFGLEKEREEEEEDDDDDDNTDTADEHSDKNSSVDSEEDGEEVNDGSNAGSPAESSAGNRTGSGDESDFAETTFTGGESRSRPMHLTRSLQISQENPALRHLTLLRSKTEDASENKISTADGAQSLVSDKKESTSFQLKKLEFDTQIRIYKEMNTIEHQPVTEDTFKHFLGVVSDVAYNYGIELAEYAKEGGEGANMVRTMTGAPDVSYFRPKSMLLGKRGVSSTPFVRKSVSNSDVTNSVGSPGSAESFSPGGSRGSRGSRESGDVRALLAPTIKVDSPEIRAVGEPIVSSYSEASGKHRASSLRFDLGNGASTRLSGKNISGSPDTLLRSVYSAGSTLHPGVKVGARRKSFFKRLFNRS; translated from the coding sequence ATGTCCAGTTCTGCCTCCGCCAACGTAATTGATAACTATGTTAGTTTCATCACAAAGGCGAATGGCAACCAGCTTTTTGCAAACCCGTTTACCTCTTCGTCGTCTGATCTAAAGAGATTAACAAAGACCATGACCCACACGGGGCATAATAAGTACCCAATGGACCAGGAGGGCAATGACCAGATACCTGCCCTCTATGAAACTGTTCATCTACACTATCCACCACCTCCTCAGCTCCAGCCTATTACACCTAAGCAGCTCGTTCAACAAACTTCTGTTCAAGTGAGAAACGACGAGGCTCGTAGGGCTGCCAGTCCTTTACCCAGTCCTCTACCCAGTCCCGTGGCCAGTCGTACTGACAGTCCCGTGAGATATTATCTGGACGAACCATCGCATTCCCCGTCATTAGGTGTGGCGAAGCATCTAAAATCAGCCCTTTCCAAACCAGGCAGGGCCCCCTTGGCATCTGCCTTCCGCACATTAGTATCGTTTGACACCGTTAACATTGGCTTTAGTGACGATGCAACCTCAGATAACACCTCTCGTGTGTCCGCACTAGAGGATAGGAACAGTGCTTTGTTGGACGAGGAATTCGGCCTTCATTCTGATCGTAGAACCTCTGGTTCTTCTCGCTGGCGTTCACCGTCACCAAGCAATAGGGATATATCTCCTACTAGTTCAACAAAAGATTTGTCCCCTACAACTGGAAGTCGAGAATTGTCGCCACCTAACAGATTGGCTTCCTCTGGTGGCCGTTCGAGGTCACCAGCAAGAGCCTCTTCCATCTTTCGCAAGTATCCCACTACTCCTATCATCACTCATGACTCGTGTACACTTACAAAAAAGCATAGACAGTTTGATCGGCTTTACTCTGGTGCTTTGAAGCCAAGGACAGCAGTTCTGCCCAATAGAAACATCCTCTGCTATGTAAGTGGCAGAAAACATACTTGGGTAGCTGTTGACTGGTGTTGCAACCAGCTTCTAGAAGATGGTGATACCTTAGTCATTATAGCGTCTATCAGGCCCAATTGGCGCAGTTCGTTGCGTCGTCGATTGTCCTCGGGATCCATATTTGCAGCAGATCATTCACTCATGACTGAAGAGGGAATCAGGCGCTCTCCAGAGTATGCCAAAGTGGTTACAGAGAACTTGATGAAGTATGCGTTAGCAATACTCAATTCAAACAAGATTATTAAGATTACTGTGGAACTCAGTGTAGGAAATACCAAGGATGTGTTGAAAGATATGTATAGCTTATACATGCCATCGGTGGTTGTGACCTCCGCAAAGCCTACCGCTGCTCCATCAACGAAATCATGGCTCACATCTAGAATCACCGATCGCTTGGTGAAGAATTTTGCAGTGCCTGTGGTAATCGTTCCCGCTATCAACATGGATCTTTTTCAACTAAAATTGTACAAAGTGTTGGATAAGAGGATGCAGCTTGCTGCGAAGGGCAAAGCGGATACGAAGGAGTTGCTGGATGAATTGCAGAATGTTGGTATGTACGATTTGGGAGATCAGCGCAATTACCTTCGGCAGAGTGCTGCTGAGGACCTTTTGATCAAAAgtgatttggaagagttCGGattagagaaagaaagagaagaggaagaggaggatgatgatgatgatgataacaCCGACACTGCAGATGAACATAGCGATAAGAATAGTAGTGTTgattctgaagaagatggtgaagaagtgaaCGATGGAAGTAATGCTGGAAGTCCTGCTGAAAGCAGCGCGGGTAATCGGACGGGCAGTGGAGACGAGTCAGACTTTGCAGAGACGACATTTACCGGTGGAGAGTCCCGCAGTAGGCCGATGCATCTGACACGATCATTGCAAATTTCTCAGGAGAATCCTGCTCTACGTCATCTTACTCTCCTGAGATCAAAAACAGAGGATGCATCTGAGAATAAGATAAGTACGGCTGACGGCGCACAGTCATTAGTGTCcgataaaaaagaaagcacaTCATTCCAGCTCAAAAAGCTCGAGTTCGATACACAGATTCGGATCTACAAAGAGATGAATACCATAGAACATCAGCCGGTGACAGAGGATACTTTCAAGCATTTTCTTGGAGTGGTATCAGATGTGGCGTATAATTACGGAATTGAATTGGCAGAGTACGCTAAGgaaggaggtgaaggagCCAATATGGTAAGAACTATGACTGGAGCTCCAGACGTTTCGTACTTTCGCCCCAAATCAATGCTTCTAGGTAAGCGTGGTGTATCGAGTACTCCTTTCGTTAGGAAGTCTGTATCAAATTCAGATGTGACCAATTCTGTCGGTTCCCCGGGGTCTGCAGAATCCTTTAGCCCTGGAGGGTCCAGAGGCTCTAGAGGGTCCAGAGAATCAGGGGATGTCAGGGCATTGTTAGCACCTACGATAAAAGTGGATTCGCCTGAAATTAGGGCTGTTGGAGAACCTATTGTCTCGTCTTATTCAGAGGCATCCGGCAAGCACAGAGCTTCGTCACTCCGATTTGATCTTGGTAATGGGGCCAGTACAAGATTAAGTGGTAAAAACATATCTGGATCTCCGGACACATTACTCAGATCCGTTTATTCCGCCGGTTCGACCCTACATCCTGGTGTCAAAGTGGGAGCAAGGAGAAAGAGCTTCTTTAAAAGGTTATTTAATAGATCTTGA